A window of the Helianthus annuus cultivar XRQ/B chromosome 4, HanXRQr2.0-SUNRISE, whole genome shotgun sequence genome harbors these coding sequences:
- the LOC110937759 gene encoding eukaryotic translation initiation factor 3 subunit G: MAIDNLTTPAAQKPRWGELEEEDDGSDYDFLLPPKQVIGPDEHGLKKVIEYKFNDEGNRVKITTTTRVRKLANARLSKRAVERRSWAKFGDAVHEDVGARLTMVSTEEIIFERPRAPGSKAEESNASGDPLAQMSKGGAVLMVCRTCGKKGDHWTSKCPYKDLAQPSETFVENPNPNPADAGASGPSKGGAYVPPTMRAGAVRPAAGGADMRRRNDENSVRVNNLSEDTREPDLLELFRPFGSVSRVYVAMDQKTGMSRGFGFVNFVRREDGERAIAKLNGYGYDNLILSVEWAAPRAN; the protein is encoded by the exons ATCTAACGACACCTGCTGCTCAGAAGCCGCGATGGGGCGAACTGGAAGAAGAGGATGACGGAAGTGATTACGACTTCTTGTTGCCTCCAAAGCAGGTGATTGGACCGGATGAGCACGGTTTGAAGAAGGTGATTGAGTATAAGTTTAATGACGAGGGTAACCGCGTTAAGATAACTACCACTACCCGTGTTCGTAAGCTTGCCAACGCTCGCCTCAGTAAGCGCGCTGTCGAGAGGCGCTCCTGGGCTAAGTTTGGTGATGCTGTTCATGAGGATGTTGGTGCTCGGTTGACTATGGTCTCTACTGAGGAAATTATCTTTGAGCGACCTAGGGCTCCAG GTTCAAAAGCCGAAGAGTCGAACGCATCTGGAGACCCACTGGCGCAAATGTCAAAAGGAGGTGCGGTTCTTATGGTATGCAGAACATGTGGCAAGAAAGGTGACCATTGGACCTCTAAGTGCCCATACAAGGATCTGGCCCAGCCCAGCGAAACCTTTGTTGAGAACCCGAACCCTAACCCTGCGGATGCCGGTGCTTCCGGTCCCAGCAAAGGAGGTGCATACGTTCCACCCACCATGCGTGCTGGTGCAGTCAGGCCTGCAGCTGGTGGTGCTGACATGAGGCGTAGGAACGATGAGAACTCTGTTCGGGTTAATAACCTTTCAGAGGATACCCGTGAGCCTGACTTGCTTGAGCTGTTCCGCCCGTTTGGTAGTGTATCTCGGGTTTATGTTGCTATGGATCAGAAGACGGGAATGAGCCGAGGGTTTGGGTTTGTTAATTTTGTGAGGAgggaagatggtgaaagagctattGCGAAACTGAATGGGTATGGGTACGATAACCTTATCTTGAGTGTTGAATGGGCTGCTCCAAGGGCAAATTAG